The Oncorhynchus nerka isolate Pitt River linkage group LG11, Oner_Uvic_2.0, whole genome shotgun sequence genome includes the window ATGGATATTTATAAAAAGTATTGAGTGGTAGTGCACACTTCAAGTTGTAACTTCCTACTCCATTGGAAAACAGATTTCACCACCCAAAGAAAAGCATGCAGTTACACAGGACAAACATAGGTACAAGGAAAGCATTAAGTATTGACTAATAGTGACTAGATGCACTGGTGGTACACTCTTCTGGGCTCATCGTACTATAACCTTGTATCCATGTTACAGGGATCTAAACTATAGCTACTTTGTCTGTGAATTGACAGTTGTCTGCTTACTGTATGGTTCATTGCGCCATCTTGGTCAAGGTGTTATTATAAAAGACAATGTGTTCTCAATGActtgtctggttaaataaaggctcACAAAAAAATCTACTCCTGATCACATCTTGACACAGATGACCAtctgtatattattatatatcacacaaacagacagaaccATAGACCACACAAGCTATAAAATATTACATAGCAATTCTGTATGCAAGGTCCTTGcaaatactgtacattacatgAGTACAGTGCAAGGTAAAGGTCAAAAATAGGTACATGATAAATACAATGAAAAAGTCAAGAAGAGTATGTTAAGAATGTTAACAGGACTCTTTATTCAGTCCCAGACTAacttggtgtgtgtgcgtgttgagAAGTATGATGGTTCTTAGTGCCACAAATGTATGAAGTCCTGGGCCCATATTCATAAAGTGTTTCAGGGTAATGGTGGTGATATGGGATCAGTTTTGGTTTACGGATCATTATTTCTATAATTACACGGACAGAGGGACCTGATCCAAAATAGTCTCTCCTACTTTCTGAATAAGGCCCGTTTGTTCTTACTTAGGCCTTAGGAAACGTCAGCTGGATGGCATCCGGGTGTATTCAGTGTTCTGAATATGTGAGGAGTGGCCAAAAATGTGTTGTGCTAGAGTGAATGTGAATCTGTCACTCAGGACAAGGACAGTGATGCTCATAAATGTGGTCGAAGcaactgtttttatttgattaaatATGATTATCAAAGTTTACCATGAGTGAATGTGTCAAATGTTGCAGCCAAAAATCATAATAACATTTGAAGAGAATAGACATGAGCCACGCGACTCTCACTCAAAAGCTTTTAAGTTAAAAACATGTCATTTTGTCTATCAAATTATTACAACAGCTACAGATAGACGGGTTGGCTGACAACATCATGAAAATGATGTGCCTGCATCGATGTGGCCAGAAGGCGTGCATGGGTGTGATTCTGAATGGTCAGATAGCTAGccacaatgacaagaagctgccatgaGGGGAATCGTTGGTGGTTTGTTTCAGCTCATTgtaatcttgttattgataccatgtcttgtttttagGTGTTTTGACAGATGTCATGTCCATGCTAATATGGCTGAaatttgctagctagccaacaactgtaacaatgtatttgagagacaacaagtgctcattgtgcaaatgtttttatgttttcaataaaaatTTGGATACGAAATATAATTTACACGTTGTCAACAGTCTAAGCCAACCCTGtttgttttgccccatagttgcacACGCATCGCGTAAACCCGTCTATACTGATACCAGTACACTGATGGACAGTCCTGGGCCTtaaaatgcttttgggaaaccgggccctggtAGAGATGACACACTCAAAACACACCACCCCCAGTTTAAGCATTTTCCAAAATGGTAAAGGTAGAAGAAAGGCTGAAAGAGGCAGTTACCTTTTAATAGTCCTACTAAATACTATACAGTTGGAATTTAGATTAGGACAATTTAATTTAACCCAGTGGCAATATGAGATTTGTTTTTAAATCAAAGCAGTCACTCCACCATTTTTTTTAGgttaacagctgagggatgggactgtaaccactctcaaattcataacTGGGCTATGGATGCCTGAACTGACCATACATTTGATCAAATTGTTAGCTTGTTAACCATGTTTTGACGGTATACAGTGTTTGCAATGataaatatttatattctgggttctGATGGGGGGGTGTAAAACAGTTAAACTAAGCTCACGAACCATTGCATTTGTAAAAtaattatgaaaaataaaacactaatatatcttgatttgataagtattcaacccactGAGTCCATACATGTTAGAACCACCTTTGGCAGCAGTTGCAGCTGTgattctttctgggtaaatctctaagagctttgcaaacctggattgtacaatatttgcacattattctttaaaaagttcttcaagctctgtcaagttggttgttgatgattgctagacagccattttcaagtcttgccatagattttcaagacgatttaagtcaaaactgtaaatgggccacaggaacattcaatgtcgtgtTGGCAAGcatctccagtgtatatttgtcctgctgaaaggtgaatttgtctcccagtatctcctggaaagcagactgaaccaggttttcctctaggttgTTGCCTTGTGCTTAGCTCCCTAGTCTTTGCAGATGACCAGCATACCCAtaaaatgatgcagccaccaccatgctttaaaaTATAAAGtgttactcagtaatgtgttgtgttggatatgcCTTAAAAATAACACCTTGAATTCACgacaaagttaatttctttgtcacattttttgcagttttactttagttgaTCATGcgaactgggacatgttccgggtagcctctgagGATAACATTGACGCTAACACGGAcacagtgactgagttcatcaggaagtgtataggggatgttgttcccacggtgactattaaaacctactcaaaccagaaactgtggatagatggcagcattcgagcaaaactgaaagcgcaaaccatcATAATCACCATCATAAGCACACTGCCtgacctccaggacacctacagcacccgatgacACAGGAAAGCTAAAAAGATCATCTAgcacatcaaccacccgagccaaaATCAATGTTCTGCCTTGGCCATCTCAGTCGCCGGACCTCAATCCAATCGAAACCCGTGGGCTGAGTTGAAGAGGGCAGTTGAAGTGCAAAATCAAGAATGTGAAggatcttgaaaggatctgcatagaggaatggtTCAAAATCCCTCCAAATGTGTTCTTTATCCTTGTCAAACATTACAGGAaaagactccatgctgttatcCTTCACAGAGGTGGTTGCACTAAGTACTAAATGAGGAGTGCCAATAATGATAAAACCTTGATTTTGGTGAAATTTTGTATTAAAAAAATTGTATGATTTGGGTTGGTTTCATTGCaacattaataaagtacagtacttctcacatgttggtattttgagtttctctctataatttgttttttaaagtattgtttgtgcattgctagtcaggggtgccagtcactttggagcccactgtattctattctactgtattttagtcaatgccactccgacgttgctcgtcctaatatttatatatttcttaattccattcttttactttttagatttgtgtattgttgtgaattgttagatactactgcaatgttggcgctaggaacacaagcatttcactacacccacaataacatctactaaatatgtgcatgtgaccaataacatttgatttgcaaacaggatgcaggttttggaatatttttataatggaaaaggcttccttcttttcactctcatttaggttagtattgtggagtaactacaatgttgttgattcatcctcagttttcccCTATCACAGatattaaactctaactgttttaaagccaTGTATGGCCTTATGAAATCTGAGTTAGGAATAATGATtttatctttatagtgactgggtgtattgatacaccatccaaagtgtaattaagaatgtcaccatgctcaaagggatattcaatgtctgctattTTTTTATTACCAGCCTACCAATAGGTtctctttgcgaggcattggaaaacctccctggtctttgtggttgaatctgtgtttgaaattcactgcttaactgagggatcttacagataattgtatgtgttgggtacagagatgagttaGTTATTAAAAAAGaaacatgttaaacactattattgtacacagtGAGTCCACACAACATATTatctgacttgttaagcacatttgtactcctgaacttatttaggcttgccataacaaagggcttGAATACTTACTGACCCAAGCAATGTTGAAAAACATGAATCCACTTtggcattatagggtattgtaatcaattttaaattgactgtaccacaacaaaatgtgaaaaagatcaaggggtgtgaatactatgAATATATCAAGTTCCAATCCTAGGTGGTGTGTTCCTGGTGTCAGTCCTGTAGAGCAGTGTTTGTGGTTCTTGGGATCATAAAGAACCTTGgtttctgacacacacaccacaattcatcacacacacatagacacagagccACACgtacacagtgacagacagacacaatcatACAACCTAAAAAAGGCAGATGTCAGCAGAATGATATCTGTCTGTGGTGTTCTATTGGACCAACGGTGCACCAGTGACACAGACACACCTGCAAAAATGTCACCACACAGGttggtctctctctagtctcaAACACTGTGAAACCACTGGATGGCTTTGTTCCAATACACTTAATTGGTTTCCTTTCCTTctttgtctcctttccttcacaACAGCTGATCTGACAGGCCTCGACAGGTGAAATGCACTGGTGGATCTCTTTTCTGTGCTCACATCTAACAGTGGTGAAGAAGGAAATAAGACGAGGAAAGAAAGACTTGAGTATTGGGATATACTTGAATgtcagggggagggaaggagggagggcaaaGTGAATCAGAGGGGTGTCTGCGGGGAGAGAGGTTACTCAACAAAACAAATAAACCATTTGTTTACTTTTTTGTTCTCTCTTTATTATTTCTATACTAGTGCTAAATTCATTAAAACACTGATAATGAATATTATTAGTATTaaattgttgttattattgtcaTGGAAATTCTTACACAAGGACACTCAAAGTCCATCTTAAATTaatcattgtttattgtcagtgtgctggagaggttccaaccaactcaatgcaccattGTACACGTGTCAATCAGGAGCTCTGCCTGGGCAAACCCAGCAGTTGTCGTATATACGACTgtacacagacaagttatatttgcatgatttagcacaATTAATTATTAACGTTTTGTTTCTTTCATGTGACGACCAATACCTCAAGAGGCTTCtttctctctaagctgagaccttgaaactgagatatctttTGTTCGTTCTCAAACCATggtctgggcgtactgccaaattgcagctacTGATAGTGAGAATTTGTACAGTCAGtgacttgcatgaacacagaaattggttattagaacagcacatgaatagaaGACCAAAATTTGTTttaagaaaagcacaaacattaaAATTcccattacattattattattattttgtgtgtttgtgtctgtgtgtacacttttgtgtttatgtgtctggAAGTTTGTGTTCTATTGTTTCTCAGTTCAAGGCTACGCACCTATTCGTTTGTGTGATTTCCCTCTTAGTTATATGTTTGATCATTTCAGTTTGGTTCAATGCACTGGAGTTGAGAATAAGGCAAATCTTCACAGACAAATGTGCAGGTCATTTTTTACATTCCAAGCCACATTTTGAGAGAGTAACATTCATAACAGCCTGACATGGATACAGATAAATCAACAGAATGTTCGGTAGGTCAAATTTGAATTGCCAGGCATTTTTTAATATGTATATGTTGACTAATGGAGAAATCTGACATATCATTTCactcagggctctattcaatccgtagcGCTGAAGATCTGCTTTATAGCACGACTGACAATTAACGGCAATGTtccggagactgcattcacaataaacactgcatatgtgAGATCAATCGGAAATGAACGTGGATCTTCCGTGGATCTTCTGTGATATTTAAGCGATACAGAATCCAACCCAGAATCTGTTAGCTCTTCATGGGCAGATACGAGAGAGGATAATATCTATCATGTTCTTTATGATGATGGGGGGAGGGTGGAGGGCATGGGGAAGGTGGTGGCCAAGGGTCATCTCCCAGGCGTCTATCAGCAAGATATCCAGACCCCTGAACATGGCCCTGAGCACCCCGTCCAGCTGCAATGAGTACCAGTCACTATTGTACAGGCTCACCTCCGGGTCCAGGGCCTGGAGGTTGGCTGAACGCAACACCACCATGGTCCCCGGAGCCCGGTCCAGAAGCCGCACCATCGCCCGCCGAATGTGGCGTAGTCGGCGAATGTAGACTTGCACAGGGAAGGTGCTGAAATGGGACCATATGCTAATAAACACCACAGTGTTCGACCCACCAGTCAGGCCATCCAGTTCGTTAGCTACATAGCGCATCTCACTGGCAATGACATTGGTGAAGCGGATTGGAGGACCGTGACAACGGTACCTCAGAAGGATATTATGGGTGCTGTCCACCGCCATGTTGGGCCCCACATTCTTAGGACTGTGAAGGTTAAACTGCTTCAGCTCTGTGACAACAGTGGAGGGTTGGGAGTTggaaagacagaagagagagtTAGAAAGCACTTGAggcagcagagagtgagagacggcACATTACTTGCAGACAGCACTCACCTGGTAATAAGTTGTTGAGGTACTCAAACCACTGTCTGACAGTAGAGTCTCCGTACATGTACACCACCTTGCCCTTCAGACACTGAGTAATGGCAGACGAGTCGTTAAACTGGCGTATTACACTACCAGTCAGCGCTCGCCATGACCCTTGGAAGTAATACCCGGAAGGAGTGATTCTGGTAGGTTCCATCTTCATGCTGCTTCTCTCCATGTCTGTTTTGTCTGAAAGAGGAACACAAGCATGATGCACCAGCTAGCATCATCACTTTGCAGGTACACAACACAATGGAAACAAAGGTGCTGGCGCTTCCCTGCCTTACATTACTGTAGATGCAGTAGTGGGATGGAATACTATCCTGCACACGCAGAACCTCTCCAGGGTTGAAGTATACAGCCACGTGGCAGTTAATAGCAGCTAGTTGAATAGCAGGTAGGCTGGCAAGGAAGTACAAAACCAATAAACACACCGTTTTACTGTAGCATCTCCTTGCTCGCCTACCTTTTTTCTCAGGCAGCACAGTGACACTGTCAGACCCTGAAGGATGAATGTGAACTTTGATGTTTACACCACTGAgaaaaaaaatgaataaatacacaGCAGTTAATGTTAAATAAATACACTGCAACAAGCAATCTGATACATCGGAAACAAAGTCTGTGATTAAATGAgacacacttttacactcattCACTCACGTACGGTACACCTTACTAACCTCTGGAAGAGCAATGCCTCTTTGTTGGTGAGCAGACCTTTCACATAGCCTCCCTTTGCATGGTTGATCCGTGTGTCACAACTCAGCAGCTTGGGCTTGTAGCAGTACCAGGGCTCCTCCGTGTGGGCGTCTGTGTAATTGCACAGCGGCTCCTGGCTTGATGGCAGACACAAGTTACATACAGTTGTCTGGGACAGTTTTCCAGAGCGGAAGAGACTCTTAAAGAAAACCCGGTCGGGCCGTTCCTCTCGTAACCGTCGTAGAACATGAACTGCCTCACTTGGATGAACCAGTGTCATCTCCACCTGTGCAGAACCTTGCCATAGTAATGGGAAAATGGCAGAGTAGGTCCCATTCCTGTGGTCCAGCACCTGTCCTGCTACGCCTGCCTCCAATTCAGAGGAGTGCAGTCGGGCCAGCAAGAAGTCTCCACCATGGCTCTTGGGATGCCCCTGAAAATCGTACATCTGGACAAAAACCTCCAGCTGGTCTCCCACATACCACTCACTCCTGCCCCTTGCTGGCAGGATCACAAAAAAGCTGTGTGCAGGATCACTGGCGTGGTCCAGGGACACACTCTCAGAATGGTGCATAGGCTCTGGCCAGGCGATGGACTCCAGGAGGTAACGCTCTTCCAGAGCCTCCTCGGGTGAGGGCTCCTGGCCCAGGAGGCCACAGTAGCTATGGTTACGGTCCAGAGGAAAAGGGGCCTCTGAAAAGAAAGCTGTGTGGATGCTGCTCTGGAGCTGGGATAATGTTGACACTGTTTGGCAGTTCAGATTCTGCTAAGGAGAAAAGTAAAGGTCACTAAAAGGCATGCTGCATAAAGTGTGACTTTTGCAGAGCGTGCAACGCTCCCATTAATTTGAATGAAAACTGGGCGTAAACAGCATGGCTCGATGAGAGGTAAAGGAGGTAGATGGTGATGGAAGCAATGTGGGAAGAATATTATTataattttgtatttttatttaactaggcaagtcagttaataacaaattcttatttacaacgacggcctacccggacgacgctggtcctattgtgcgccgccctatgggactcccaatcacagccggatgtgatacagcctggattcaaaccagggaatgtagtgacgcctctggcactgagatgctgtgccttagactgTTGCTCCACTCGGGAGCAATAAAGAAGGTTGGACTTGTTATGAGTGCAGATGGCTTCCCTTACCTCCAGAACGTTGATGTTGTTTATCAGGAAAAACAGGCCTGACAGGGCCAGCAG containing:
- the LOC115137230 gene encoding NXPE family member 3-like isoform X3; the encoded protein is MWRSLSKYVCVFFLLALSGLFFLINNINVLEQNLNCQTVSTLSQLQSSIHTAFFSEAPFPLDRNHSYCGLLGQEPSPEEALEERYLLESIAWPEPMHHSESVSLDHASDPAHSFFVILPARGRSEWYVGDQLEVFVQMYDFQGHPKSHGGDFLLARLHSSELEAGVAGQVLDHRNGTYSAIFPLLWQGSAQVEMTLVHPSEAVHVLRRLREERPDRVFFKSLFRSGKLSQTTVCNLCLPSSQEPLCNYTDAHTEEPWYCYKPKLLSCDTRINHAKGGYVKGLLTNKEALLFQSGVNIKVHIHPSGSDSVTVLPEKKDKTDMERSSMKMEPTRITPSGYYFQGSWRALTGSVIRQFNDSSAITQCLKGKVVYMYGDSTVRQWFEYLNNLLPELKQFNLHSPKNVGPNMAVDSTHNILLRYRCHGPPIRFTNVIASEMRYVANELDGLTGGSNTVVFISIWSHFSTFPVQVYIRRLRHIRRAMVRLLDRAPGTMVVLRSANLQALDPEVSLYNSDWYSLQLDGVLRAMFRGLDILLIDAWEMTLGHHLPHALHPPPIIIKNMIDIILSRICP
- the LOC115137230 gene encoding NXPE family member 3-like isoform X1, producing the protein MVLLNSSFRYVCHLFLTGSQPSGELTEDSTMWRSLSKYVCVFFLLALSGLFFLINNINVLEQNLNCQTVSTLSQLQSSIHTAFFSEAPFPLDRNHSYCGLLGQEPSPEEALEERYLLESIAWPEPMHHSESVSLDHASDPAHSFFVILPARGRSEWYVGDQLEVFVQMYDFQGHPKSHGGDFLLARLHSSELEAGVAGQVLDHRNGTYSAIFPLLWQGSAQVEMTLVHPSEAVHVLRRLREERPDRVFFKSLFRSGKLSQTTVCNLCLPSSQEPLCNYTDAHTEEPWYCYKPKLLSCDTRINHAKGGYVKGLLTNKEALLFQSGVNIKVHIHPSGSDSVTVLPEKKDKTDMERSSMKMEPTRITPSGYYFQGSWRALTGSVIRQFNDSSAITQCLKGKVVYMYGDSTVRQWFEYLNNLLPELKQFNLHSPKNVGPNMAVDSTHNILLRYRCHGPPIRFTNVIASEMRYVANELDGLTGGSNTVVFISIWSHFSTFPVQVYIRRLRHIRRAMVRLLDRAPGTMVVLRSANLQALDPEVSLYNSDWYSLQLDGVLRAMFRGLDILLIDAWEMTLGHHLPHALHPPPIIIKNMIDIILSRICP
- the LOC115137230 gene encoding NXPE family member 3-like isoform X2; translated protein: MVLLNSSFRYVCHLFLTGSQPSGELTEDSTMWRSLSKYVCVFFLLALSGLFFLINNINVLENLNCQTVSTLSQLQSSIHTAFFSEAPFPLDRNHSYCGLLGQEPSPEEALEERYLLESIAWPEPMHHSESVSLDHASDPAHSFFVILPARGRSEWYVGDQLEVFVQMYDFQGHPKSHGGDFLLARLHSSELEAGVAGQVLDHRNGTYSAIFPLLWQGSAQVEMTLVHPSEAVHVLRRLREERPDRVFFKSLFRSGKLSQTTVCNLCLPSSQEPLCNYTDAHTEEPWYCYKPKLLSCDTRINHAKGGYVKGLLTNKEALLFQSGVNIKVHIHPSGSDSVTVLPEKKDKTDMERSSMKMEPTRITPSGYYFQGSWRALTGSVIRQFNDSSAITQCLKGKVVYMYGDSTVRQWFEYLNNLLPELKQFNLHSPKNVGPNMAVDSTHNILLRYRCHGPPIRFTNVIASEMRYVANELDGLTGGSNTVVFISIWSHFSTFPVQVYIRRLRHIRRAMVRLLDRAPGTMVVLRSANLQALDPEVSLYNSDWYSLQLDGVLRAMFRGLDILLIDAWEMTLGHHLPHALHPPPIIIKNMIDIILSRICP